ACCTGGGGCTTGAGGGATCGCAGCGACCCCACGCCGTGGCGTCGCAAGCAGCGATCCAGTCCCGAGCGCGACACGTCAGGACAGACGAACTCGCGCATGACCGACAGCAGATCATCCAGCGGCAGCAGCAGCGTCTTGCGCAGCTCCACTGCAATGGCCTCCTGCGCCGGGGTCATGGTGGTACGCAGCCGGTGCGGGGTGTGGGAGCGATCCAGAAAATCCTCGCGGCGCTTCCACTTGTACACCGTCATGAGCGAAACGCCGTAACGCTCAGCCAACACCGCAGCCGGCTCATCCGACAGCGCGATCTCGCGCCGTATGGCTGGCGTTGTACGCGCCAGGGCATGCAGCTTGATGTTCATGAGGGCATCTCCCGATGATGGTCGTCAACGCCTTGACCCGCTGCCCAGCAGCTCGCGCAGAACGCTTACCGCCAGCAGGTACGCATGGCGTGATGGCACTATCCAATCATCCGGGATGCGACAACTAGAGCGGACAATGCCAAGTAGTCGCCCCTGAAATATTCATAACAGCATGATTTTTCTTGTGTTATTGTCTGTTTGCGAGTACAATTTCCCCCAGATTTGATGGTCTGATGCGCCGTTTTCTGGGAGTTTTGCGATGTTTGCCTGCCCCGCCACCGAGGACTTCTTCCGCGCCCGGCTCGATCAGATGATCGACCTGCGCCATCCGCTGGCGGTGTTGTCCTCACGCATGCCGTGGCAGGAGTTGGAAGCAAGGCTGTCGCACCTGTTCATGCGCAAAGCGCGCGCAGGTGTCGCGATGCCCGATCTGGACCTCTTTGGCGAATCTCCGGTGCGCGCAGCTCGGGCGTCCAACGCAGGCCGACCCCGCGTGCCGCTGCGCGTGATGATCGCGCTGCTGTATCTGAAGCACGCCTTCAACGAGTCGGACGAAGGGGTGGTCGAGCGCTGGGGCGAAACCCCCACATGGCAGTTCTTCTCGGGGCGGGCGTACTTTGAACATCGCCGGCCGTGCGACGCCACGACGCTGGTGAAGTTTCGCCGGCTGCTGGGCGAAGAAGGCGTGGAAGAACTCTTGGCGCAGACCATCAACGTGGCGGTGGAAACCGGACTCATCAAGCCGCAGGAACTCAAGCGCGTGGTGGTGGACACCACCGTACAACCCAAGGCGGTGGCGCACCCCACCGACAGCCGGCTGCTGGAGACGGCACGCACCAAGCTGGTGGAGGCGGCCAAGGCCGCCGGCATCGCCTTGAAGCAGACCTTTGCCAAGGAAGGCAAGGAGCTGGCCCGCAAGGCAGGACGCTATGCGCACGCGCGGCAGTTTGCGCGCATGCGCCGGGTCATCAAGCGCCAGCGCACGATCGTGGCCAGGCTGCAGCGCGAGATCGAGCGCAAGGCCAGCCGCCTGGGGCAGGCCATCCAGAGTGCTCTTGGCCACACCCTCAACAAGGCGGCGCGTCTGGTGGCGCAGACTGCCAACCGAAAGACCGCCGACGGGACTCGAAAGCTCTACGCCTGGCACGCGCCGGAGGTGGAGTGCATCAACAAGGGCAAGGCCCGCTGCCCTTACGAGTTCGGCGTCAAGGTCGGCATTGCCAGCACCCTGAAGCACAGCCTCATCGTCGCAGCCCGGGCCTTCCATGGCAACCCCTACGACGGGCACACGCTGCAAGCGCAGCTGGAGCAGGCCACGATCCTGATGCAGGACACTGGCATCAAGCCCAGCACAGCGTTTGCCGATCTGGGCTACCGCGGGGTGGAAGCCGACATTGCGGATGTGCGCCTGGTGCACCGCGGCAAGATCAAGCGCCTCACGCAGCAGGAGCGCAAGCTGCTCAAGCGCCGCCAGGCCATCGAGCCGGTCATCGGGCACTTGAAGCAGGATCACCGCATGGACAGGTGCCACCTCAAGGGCGAGCAGGGTGACCGGCTGCACGCGGTGCTGTGCGCGGCGGGCTACAACATCCGCTGGCTGCTGCGCATGATCACGAAGAAGGGCGTGCCCTTCTTGAGGCGAGCTTTTTTGCGCCTCATTGCGGCCGTGCGCCTCATCGGCCGGTGGCTCGCCCAGCGGCGGCCAACCGAGTCCAGTGGCGCCAACCCTGCCCAGCTGCGGCTAAGGGCGGCGTGAAAATGAATTTTTCAGGGACGACCAAGTAAGCCGCGGTTATAGGTAAAAACCCGAATAAATCGAGGCTCATCCCTCTTAAGGTGTGCAAAACGCACAAAAAAAACCATAAATACTGCAATTTGTACATTGAGCAGCAAAGTCCAGGGCGCTAGGATTGAGGCGAATAACTTCTCTGCGAGTTACCGTGCAAGTAAAAGATTTGCAAAAGGAGAAAAAAATGCCGATCGAAGACCTCAAGAAAAGCAACATAAATGTCTTAATTATTGGGGCAGGAATTTCTGGTATAGGTATGGCCGTTTATCTGCGCAAGCTTCAGCCTAAAAAGAAATTCCTCATAGTGGAGGGTAGAGAAAATATTGGCGGAACATGGGATCTATTTAAATATCCTGGCATTCGATCTGACTCCGATTTATTTAGTCGTCCCTGAAAAATTCATTTTCACGCCGCCCTTAGCCGCAGCTGGGCAGGGTTGGCGCCACTGGACTCGGTTGGCCGCCGCTGGGCGAGCCACCGGCCGATGAGGCGCACGGCCGCAATGAGGCGCAAAAAAGCTCGCCTCAAGAAGGGCACGCCCTTCTTCGTGATCATGCGCAGCAGCCAGCGGATGTTGTAGCCCGCCGCGCACAGCACCGCGTGCAGCCGGTCACCCTGCTCGCCCTTGAGGTGGCACCTGTCCATGCGGTGATCCTGCTTCAAGTGCCCGATGACCGGCTCGATGGCCTGGCGGCGCTTGAGCAGCTTGCGCTCCTGCTGCGTGAGGCGCTTGATCTTGCCGCGGTGCACCAGGCGCACATCCGCAATGTCGGCTTCCACCCCGCGGTAGCCCAGATCGGCAAACGCTGTGCTGGGCTTGATGCCAGTGTCCTGCATCAGGATCGTGGCCTGCTCCAGCTGCGCTTGCAGCGTGTGCCCGTCGTAGGGGTTGCCATGGAAGGCCCGGGCTGCGACGATGAGGCTGTGCTTCAGGGTGCTGGCAATGCCGACCTTGACGCCGAACTCGTAAGGGCAGCGGGCCTTGCCCTTGTTGATGCACTCCACCTCCGGCGCGTGCCAGGCGTAGAGCTTTCGAGTCCCGTCGGCGGTCTTTCGGTTGGCAGTCTGCGCCACCAGACGCGCCGCCTTGTTGAGGGTGTGGCCAAGAGCACTCTGGATGGCCTGCCCCAGGCGGCTGGCCTTGCGCTCGATCTCGCGCTGCAGCCTGGCCACGATCGTGCGCTGGCGCTTGATGACCCGGCGCATGCGCGCAAACTGCCGCGCGTGCGCATAGCGTCCTGCCTTGCGGGCCAGCTCCTTGCCTTCCTTGGCAAAGGTCTGCTTCAAGGCGATGCCGGCGGCC
This region of Tepidimonas taiwanensis genomic DNA includes:
- a CDS encoding IS5 family transposase; translation: MFACPATEDFFRARLDQMIDLRHPLAVLSSRMPWQELEARLSHLFMRKARAGVAMPDLDLFGESPVRAARASNAGRPRVPLRVMIALLYLKHAFNESDEGVVERWGETPTWQFFSGRAYFEHRRPCDATTLVKFRRLLGEEGVEELLAQTINVAVETGLIKPQELKRVVVDTTVQPKAVAHPTDSRLLETARTKLVEAAKAAGIALKQTFAKEGKELARKAGRYAHARQFARMRRVIKRQRTIVARLQREIERKASRLGQAIQSALGHTLNKAARLVAQTANRKTADGTRKLYAWHAPEVECINKGKARCPYEFGVKVGIASTLKHSLIVAARAFHGNPYDGHTLQAQLEQATILMQDTGIKPSTAFADLGYRGVEADIADVRLVHRGKIKRLTQQERKLLKRRQAIEPVIGHLKQDHRMDRCHLKGEQGDRLHAVLCAAGYNIRWLLRMITKKGVPFLRRAFLRLIAAVRLIGRWLAQRRPTESSGANPAQLRLRAA
- a CDS encoding IS5 family transposase; translation: MFACPATEDFFRARLDQMIDLRHPLAVLSSRMPWQELEARLSHLFMRKARAGVAMPDLDLFGESPVRAARASNAGRPRVPLRVMIALLYLKHAFNESDEGVVERWGETPTWQFFSGRAYFEHRRPCDATTLVKFRRLLGEEGVEELLAQTINVAVETGLIKPQELKRVVVDTTVQPKAVAHPTDSRLLETARTKLVEAAKAAGIALKQTFAKEGKELARKAGRYAHARQFARMRRVIKRQRTIVARLQREIERKASRLGQAIQSALGHTLNKAARLVAQTANRKTADGTRKLYAWHAPEVECINKGKARCPYEFGVKVGIASTLKHSLIVAARAFHGNPYDGHTLQAQLEQATILMQDTGIKPSTAFADLGYRGVEADIADVRLVHRGKIKRLTQQERKLLKRRQAIEPVIGHLKQDHRMDRCHLKGEQGDRLHAVLCAAGYNIRWLLRMITKKGVPFLRRAFLRLIAAVRLIGRWLAQRRPTESSGANPAQLRLRAA